From the Solanum pennellii chromosome 4, SPENNV200 genome, one window contains:
- the LOC107018256 gene encoding phosphoenolpyruvate carboxykinase (ATP)-like, translated as MASNGVGNGEFSFDNKRRTGLPKIQTQKTEDENVVCHDDSATPVKAQTLEELHSLQKKKSAPTTPIKSPHVFGVAVSEEERQKQQLQSISASLASLTRETGPKVVKGDPARQAETPKVQRPVHHHHTPALNISDSGLKFTHILYNLSPAELYEQAIKYEKGSFITSSGALATLSGAKTGRSPRDKRVVRDETTEDDLWWGKGSPNIEMDEQTFLINRERAVDYLCSLEKVFVNDQFLNWDPNNRIKVRIVSARAYHSLFMHNMCIRPTPEELEDFGTPDFTIYNAGQFPCNRYTHYMTSSTSIDINLARREMVILGTQYAGEMKKGLFGVMHYLMPKRQILSLHSGCNMGKEGDVALFFGLSGTGKTTLSTDH; from the exons ATGGCGTCGAACGGAGTCGGAAATGGAGAATTCAGTTTTGATAACAAGAGGAGGACTGGGCTGCCGAAGATCCAGACACAGAAGACAGAGGATGAAAACGTGGTTTGCCATGACGACAGTGCAACGCCGGTGAAAGCTCAGACGCTGGAGGAATTGCATTCTCTTCAGAAGAAGAAATCGGCGCCGACTACTCCGATCAAGTCCCCTCATGTATTCGGCGTTGCCGTTTCTGAAGAGGAACGACAGAAACAACAGCTCCAATCCATTAG TGCATCATTGGCGTCATTGACACGAGAGACGGGACCAAAAGTGGTGAAAGGAGACCCGGCAAGGCAAGCGGAGACGCCAAAGGTGCAACGACCTGTTCATCACCACCACACCCCTGCCCTTAACATCAGTGACAGTGGCCTCAAGTTCACCCACATCCTTTATAATCTCTCTCCTGCTG AGTTGTATGAGCAAGCTATCAAGTATGAGAAGGGATCATTCATCACGTCAAGTGGTGCTTTAGCCACACTTTCCGGAGCCAAAACTGGCCGTTCCCCAAGAGACAAACGTGTTGTTAGAGACGAAACCACTGAGGACGACCTTTGGTGGGGAAA GGGTTCACCCAATATCGAAATGGACGAACAGACTTTCTTAATCAACAGAGAAAGAGCTGTTGATTACCTATGCTCTTTGGAGAAG GTGTTTGTGAATGATCAGTTCCTCAACTGGGATCCAAACAATCGTATCAAAGTTAGAATTGTATCTGCCAGAGCCTATCACTCCTTGTTCATGCACAACAT GTGTATCCGACCCACTCCAGAAGAGCTGGAGGATTTTGGTACTCCGGACTTCACAATTTACAATGCTGGTCAATTCCCATGTAACCGTTACACCCACTATATGACTTCCTCCACTAGCATAGACATCAATCTTGCTAGGAGGGAAATGGTCATCCTTGGCACACAGTATGCTGGGGAAATGAAGAAAGGTCTTTTCGGGGTAATGCACTATCTAATGCCTAAGCGccaaattctctctctacacTCTGGCTGCAATATGGGAAAAGAAGGAGATGTAGCCCTCTTCTTTGGATTATCAG GAACTGGGAAGACAACACTGTCTACTGATCAC
- the LOC107017757 gene encoding phosphoenolpyruvate carboxykinase (ATP)-like: MASNGVGNGEFSFDNKRRTGLPKIQTQKTEDENVVCHDDSATPVKAQTLEELHSLQKKKSAPTTPIKSPHVFGVAVSEEERQKQQLQSISASLASLTRETGPKVVKGDPARQAETPKVQRPVHHHHTPALNISDSGLKFTHILYNLSPAELYEQAIKYEKGSFITSSGALATLSGAKTGRSPRDKRVVRDETTEDDLWWGKGSPNIEMDEQTFLINRERAVDYLCSLEKVFVNDQFLNWDPNNRIKVRIVSARAYHSLFMHNMCIRPTPEELEDFGTPDFTIYNAGQFPCNRYTHYMTSSTSIDINLARREMVILGTQYAGEMKKGLFGVMHYLMPKRQILSLHSGCNMGKEGDVALFFGLSGTGKTTLSTDHNRYLIGDDEHCWSDHGVSNIEGGCYAKCIDLAREKEPDIWNAIKFGTVLENVVFEEHTREVDYTDKSVTENTRAAYPIEYIPNAKIPCVGPHPKNVILLACDAFGVLPPVSKLNLAQTMYHFISGYTALVAGTEDGIKEPTATFSACFGAAFIMLHPTKYAAMLAEKMLKHGATGWLVNTGWSGGSYGSGSRIKLAYTRKIIDAIHSGDLLKAEYKKTEVFGLEIPTALEGVPSEILDPVNTWPDKKAHKDTLLKLGGLFRKNFEVFTNYKIGSDSNLTEEILAAGPNF, from the exons ATGGCGTCGAACGGAGTCGGAAATGGAGAATTCAGTTTTGATAACAAGAGGAGGACTGGGCTGCCGAAGATCCAGACACAGAAGACAGAGGATGAAAACGTGGTTTGCCATGACGACAGTGCAACGCCGGTGAAAGCTCAGACGCTGGAGGAATTGCATTCTCTTCAGAAGAAGAAATCGGCGCCGACTACTCCGATCAAGTCCCCTCATGTATTCGGCGTTGCCGTTTCTGAAGAGGAACGACAGAAACAACAGCTCCAATCCATTAG TGCATCATTGGCGTCATTGACACGAGAGACGGGACCAAAAGTGGTGAAAGGAGACCCGGCAAGGCAAGCGGAGACGCCAAAGGTGCAACGACCTGTTCATCACCACCACACCCCTGCCCTTAACATCAGTGACAGTGGCCTCAAGTTCACCCACATCCTTTATAATCTCTCTCCTGCTG AGTTGTATGAGCAAGCTATCAAGTATGAGAAGGGATCATTCATCACGTCAAGTGGTGCTTTAGCCACACTTTCCGGAGCCAAAACTGGCCGTTCCCCAAGAGACAAACGTGTTGTTAGAGACGAAACCACTGAGGACGACCTTTGGTGGGGAAA GGGTTCACCCAATATCGAAATGGACGAACAGACTTTCTTAATCAACAGAGAAAGAGCTGTTGATTACCTATGCTCTTTGGAGAAG GTGTTTGTGAATGATCAGTTCCTCAACTGGGATCCAAACAATCGTATCAAAGTTAGAATTGTATCTGCCAGAGCCTATCACTCCTTGTTCATGCACAACAT GTGTATCCGACCCACTCCAGAAGAGCTGGAGGATTTTGGTACTCCGGACTTCACAATTTACAATGCTGGTCAATTCCCATGTAACCGTTACACCCACTATATGACTTCCTCCACTAGCATAGACATCAATCTTGCTAGGAGGGAAATGGTCATCCTTGGCACACAGTATGCTGGGGAAATGAAGAAAGGTCTTTTCGGGGTAATGCACTATCTAATGCCTAAGCGccaaattctctctctacacTCTGGCTGCAATATGGGAAAAGAAGGAGATGTAGCCCTCTTCTTTGGATTATCAG GAACTGGGAAGACAACACTGTCTACTGATCACAACCGATACCTGATCGGAGATGATGAACACTGCTGGAGTGATCATGGTGTCTCAAACATTGAAGGAGGTTGCTATGCCAAATGCATAGACCTTGCAAGGGAGAAGGAGCCTGATATCTGGAATGCCATCAAGTTTGGCACTG TGCTGGAAAACGTGGTTTTTGAAGAACATACCCGAGAAGTGGATTATACAGACAAATCTGTAACAG AGAACACCCGGGCAGCATATCCAATTGAATACATCCCAAATGCTAAAATACCATGTGTTGGTCCTCATCCAAAGAATGTCATTCTCCTTGCATGTGATGCATTCGGCGTGCTTCCACCAGTCAGCAAATTGAACTTGGCACAGACAATGTACCACTTCATCAGTGGCTACACAGCTTTG GTGGCAGGAACCGAAGATGGTATTAAGGAGCCTACAGCAACATTTTCAGCATGTTTCGGTGCAGCATTTATCATGCTTCATCCAACCAAATATGCAGCCATGCTGGCTGAGAAGATGCTGAAACATGGAGCTACAGGATGGCTTGTGAACACTGGCTGGTCAGGTGGAAG TTATGGATCAGGCAGCCGAATCAAGTTAGCATACACTAGGAAGATCATCGATGCCATCCACTCCGGCGATCTTTTGAAAGCAGAATACAAGAAGACCGAGGTATTTGGGCTGGAGATTCCAACTGCACTTGAGGGAGTACCTTCCGAGATTCTGGACCCCGTGAACACT TGGCCCGACAAGAAGGCACACAAGGATACCCTGTTGAAGCTGGGAGGCCTATTTAGGAAGAATTTTGAGGTGTTCACAAACTACAAGATTGGAAGTGATAGCAACCTGACTGAGGAGATCCTGGCAGCTGGTCCAAACTTCTAA